One Paraburkholderia flagellata genomic window carries:
- a CDS encoding VF_A0006 family four-cysteine protein, protein MTRHLRWSSALRTSISLVGLLCAHAALADGQSSYDDCMLAGLRDARNEAASNYIQRSCYALYRNGEMLLPREKAYHECILQNMPGAREPSAIARIAQICSRRGQL, encoded by the coding sequence ATGACAAGGCATCTTCGATGGAGTTCCGCCCTGCGGACTTCGATTAGTCTGGTCGGCCTGCTCTGCGCGCACGCCGCGCTGGCAGATGGTCAGTCGTCCTATGATGATTGTATGCTGGCTGGATTGCGCGACGCCCGCAATGAGGCCGCATCGAACTATATCCAGCGCTCGTGCTACGCGCTGTATCGCAATGGCGAAATGCTGTTGCCGCGCGAGAAGGCATATCACGAGTGCATCCTGCAGAATATGCCGGGCGCGAGAGAACCTTCCGCGATCGCGCGGATCGCTCAGATCTGCTCCCGGCGGGGGCAGTTGTAA
- a CDS encoding CsbD family protein: protein MDTRHAHAIANKVAGEAQHLTGNMLGDPAMRLAGKARVLYGKSQQALNNAADATRDNVADKPMTALGLAVAIGFALGAAWALNRNRTEDEEDQDARSGVTTAR from the coding sequence ATGGACACGAGACACGCACACGCCATCGCGAACAAGGTCGCCGGTGAAGCGCAGCATCTGACCGGCAACATGCTGGGCGACCCCGCCATGAGACTCGCCGGCAAGGCCAGGGTCCTCTATGGCAAATCGCAACAGGCGTTGAACAATGCCGCCGACGCCACGCGCGACAACGTCGCCGACAAGCCGATGACGGCGCTCGGACTCGCCGTCGCCATTGGCTTTGCGCTCGGCGCGGCATGGGCCTTGAACCGCAACAGAACTGAAGACGAGGAAGATCAGGACGCACGCAGCGGCGTCACGACTGCTCGATGA
- a CDS encoding zinc-dependent alcohol dehydrogenase family protein — MNAWKLKAGSGHGALARTDFTPRASGPHDVVVKIHAASLNYRDLMFARGDYLGLGDAPLVPVADGAGEVVEVGAAVTRFKAGDRVINTYFPHWVDGAPAPWKVRETPGAQFDGVLAERFVATETSLVSIPAHLSYEEAATISCAGITAWNAIFVDGAAQPGATVVLLGTGGVSIWALQLAHAAGLRTIVTSSSDEKLERARSLGANETINYRSHSEWQNEVLKLTRGEGADIVVEVGGRDTLPRSVAAAKMGGLVSIIGGVTSFAGPELALLPVIGGFKRLHGLMVGSRTMLDDVTRFIAAQQIRPVVDRVFGFDEAPEAYAWLEAGKHFGKVVIRVA; from the coding sequence ATGAACGCATGGAAACTCAAGGCCGGCAGTGGCCATGGCGCACTCGCGCGCACCGACTTCACGCCGCGCGCGAGCGGCCCGCATGACGTGGTCGTGAAAATTCACGCGGCGTCGCTCAACTATCGCGACCTGATGTTCGCGCGCGGCGATTACCTTGGACTCGGCGACGCGCCGCTCGTGCCGGTCGCCGACGGCGCGGGCGAAGTGGTCGAAGTCGGCGCGGCCGTCACGCGCTTCAAAGCCGGCGACCGCGTGATCAACACCTACTTCCCGCATTGGGTGGATGGCGCGCCCGCACCCTGGAAAGTGCGCGAAACGCCCGGCGCACAATTCGACGGCGTGCTGGCCGAGCGCTTCGTCGCCACGGAGACCTCGCTCGTTTCGATTCCCGCACACTTGAGCTACGAGGAGGCCGCGACAATTTCGTGCGCCGGCATCACGGCCTGGAATGCAATCTTCGTCGATGGCGCGGCGCAGCCCGGCGCGACCGTGGTGCTGCTCGGCACCGGCGGCGTATCGATCTGGGCGCTGCAACTCGCCCACGCGGCGGGCTTGCGGACCATCGTCACCTCGTCGAGCGACGAGAAGCTCGAACGCGCGCGCTCGCTTGGCGCGAACGAGACGATCAATTATCGTTCGCACTCCGAATGGCAGAACGAAGTGCTGAAGCTCACACGCGGCGAAGGCGCGGATATCGTCGTGGAAGTGGGCGGACGCGATACGCTGCCGCGCTCGGTGGCCGCGGCGAAGATGGGCGGGCTCGTTTCGATCATCGGCGGCGTGACGAGTTTCGCGGGCCCCGAACTCGCGCTGCTTCCGGTGATCGGCGGCTTCAAGCGGCTGCACGGCCTCATGGTCGGCAGCCGCACGATGCTCGACGACGTCACGCGTTTCATCGCCGCGCAGCAGATTCGCCCCGTGGTGGATCGCGTGTTCGGTTTCGATGAAGCGCCCGAAGCTTACGCGTGGCTCGAAGCCGGCAAGCATTTCGGCAAGGTGGTGATACGCGTGGCCTAA
- a CDS encoding LysR family transcriptional regulator — protein MDDRLSGVAEFVDVVDAGSFAAAGERLGVTRSAVAKIVARLEQRLGVRLLQRTTRSLSLTDEGHAYYEQCRRVLGELSAVEAAFDHGRREPSGRLRISAPVLFGRQCVAPVVRRLVEEYPRLNVELSFSDRVADLVEDGFDLAVRIGTLPDYGTLVARRLGVQRMGICASPAYLAQHGKPADVAALATHTGIAYGRAGQTPAWRVRGPGGEVEECRLASRLCFDDLLAIADAAAAGAGLAWLPCWLMGPYLSDGRLELVMDSKSVMGDEVHVVRQKARHMPSKVRVAVDALVADISRMLGAEEQHAEHAHLGIN, from the coding sequence ATGGACGATCGCCTGAGCGGCGTGGCCGAATTCGTGGACGTGGTGGACGCGGGCAGTTTCGCTGCCGCGGGCGAGCGTCTTGGCGTGACGCGCTCGGCGGTCGCGAAGATCGTCGCGCGGCTCGAGCAGCGCCTGGGCGTGCGTCTGCTGCAACGGACCACGCGCAGTTTGAGCCTCACCGACGAAGGCCACGCCTACTACGAGCAGTGCCGCCGCGTGCTGGGCGAACTGAGCGCCGTGGAAGCCGCCTTCGATCACGGCCGGCGCGAGCCCTCGGGGCGTTTGCGGATCAGTGCGCCGGTGCTGTTCGGGCGCCAGTGCGTCGCGCCCGTGGTGCGGCGGCTCGTGGAGGAGTATCCGCGTCTGAATGTCGAACTCTCGTTCAGCGACCGCGTGGCCGATCTCGTCGAGGACGGCTTCGATCTGGCCGTGCGCATCGGCACGCTGCCCGATTACGGCACGCTCGTCGCGCGCCGGCTCGGCGTGCAGCGGATGGGCATCTGCGCGTCGCCTGCGTATCTCGCGCAGCACGGCAAGCCCGCGGACGTCGCCGCGCTCGCCACGCATACCGGCATCGCGTATGGCCGCGCCGGGCAGACTCCGGCGTGGCGTGTGCGCGGCCCGGGCGGTGAAGTCGAGGAGTGCCGGCTCGCGTCGCGGCTGTGCTTCGACGACCTGCTGGCGATTGCCGATGCGGCCGCCGCCGGCGCCGGTCTCGCGTGGCTGCCGTGCTGGCTCATGGGCCCGTATTTGAGCGACGGACGGCTCGAACTCGTCATGGACAGCAAGAGCGTGATGGGCGACGAAGTCCACGTCGTGCGGCAGAAGGCGCGGCATATGCCGTCGAAGGTGCGCGTGGCGGTAGATGCGCTCGTCGCGGATATTTCGCGCATGCTCGGCGCTGAAGAGCAGCACGCGGAGCATGCCCACCTCGGCATAAATTGA
- a CDS encoding LacI family DNA-binding transcriptional regulator: MTDTASPRRKRTARFVEIAQAAGVSPATVDRVLNERGSVSAAMRARVVAAARQLGVPRVLPETYHGLVHIDVLLPQNSAPFFQRLTLCLERSMQMLDRRIVLHRQFLPEADDDVITRAILKPNYKRAGLIVTTHDTAAVRDALRTVIVQGEAVVTMVTDIDAVERVHYAGIDNRLAGRTAGYFVGRLAKAPGRVLLICSRKDYHAHIERISGCREQLAESFPHLVCDEEAVESLDDVDQCHRAVLKSLKRGDVVGIYNSGYASAGIEAALRKVGAAGKIVWAGHEMLDLHRQYIEQGTMDIAIDQDPDGQVISALEHVLNACGVLETPAPPGPVEFRIFCSANVRRNPYLGVGN; this comes from the coding sequence ATGACGGATACCGCTTCGCCGCGCCGCAAGCGCACGGCGCGTTTCGTGGAGATCGCGCAAGCCGCGGGCGTGAGCCCCGCCACCGTCGACCGCGTGCTCAACGAGCGCGGCAGCGTGTCCGCCGCGATGCGCGCGCGTGTCGTAGCTGCCGCCCGCCAGCTCGGCGTGCCGCGTGTGTTGCCCGAAACGTATCACGGGCTCGTACATATCGACGTTTTGCTGCCGCAAAACAGCGCGCCGTTCTTCCAGCGGCTGACACTGTGCCTCGAACGCTCCATGCAAATGCTCGACCGGCGCATCGTGCTGCATCGGCAGTTCCTGCCCGAAGCCGACGACGACGTCATCACGCGCGCCATCCTGAAACCGAACTACAAACGCGCGGGCTTGATCGTCACCACGCACGATACGGCGGCGGTGCGCGACGCACTGCGCACCGTGATCGTCCAAGGCGAGGCCGTGGTGACGATGGTCACCGATATCGATGCGGTCGAGCGTGTGCATTACGCGGGCATCGACAACCGGCTTGCGGGCCGCACGGCGGGCTATTTCGTCGGGCGCCTCGCGAAAGCGCCAGGCCGCGTGCTGCTGATCTGCTCGCGCAAGGACTATCACGCGCATATCGAGCGGATCAGCGGATGCCGCGAACAATTGGCCGAATCGTTTCCGCACCTCGTTTGCGACGAGGAAGCCGTGGAATCGCTCGATGACGTGGACCAATGCCATCGCGCGGTGCTCAAGTCGCTCAAACGCGGCGACGTGGTCGGCATCTATAACAGCGGCTATGCGTCGGCGGGAATCGAGGCCGCGTTGCGCAAGGTGGGCGCGGCGGGAAAGATCGTGTGGGCCGGCCATGAAATGCTCGACCTGCACCGCCAGTACATCGAGCAGGGAACGATGGACATCGCCATCGACCAGGACCCGGACGGGCAGGTCATCTCAGCGCTGGAGCATGTGCTCAACGCATGCGGCGTGCTCGAAACGCCCGCGCCTCCGGGGCCGGTGGAGTTCCGGATTTTCTGCTCGGCGAATGTGAGGCGCAATCCGTATCTGGGCGTTGGGAATTGA
- a CDS encoding helix-turn-helix transcriptional regulator, translating into MTNRLSMPIHSAGSLGDFLRRCRTRLDPASFGFSGRRRTPGLRREEVAQRANISPTWYTWLEQGRGGAPSPEVLERICNALLLTDPEREHLFMLGLGRPPEVRYKPVDGVNPRLQRLLDSLRFSPAIVKTATWEVVAWNRAAAIVLTDYGKLPPGQRNILRFLFCNPDVRAKQHDWDSVARFVVGAFRADVARAGLVSAVGELVEELCSVSPEFDALWRDNEVLTHAEADNVKRLHHPTLGLIALEQSAFSVDGRPDLHMIVYNPVDAGQAERIKTLIEQS; encoded by the coding sequence ATGACTAACAGGCTCTCCATGCCGATCCATTCGGCGGGGTCGCTCGGCGACTTCCTGAGGCGTTGCCGCACGCGCCTCGACCCCGCGAGTTTCGGCTTCAGCGGCCGCCGGCGCACGCCGGGGCTGCGTCGCGAAGAAGTCGCGCAGCGCGCCAACATCAGTCCGACCTGGTACACGTGGCTCGAACAGGGGCGCGGCGGCGCGCCTTCGCCGGAGGTGCTCGAGCGCATCTGCAACGCGCTGCTGCTCACCGATCCGGAGCGCGAGCACCTCTTCATGCTGGGGCTCGGGCGGCCGCCCGAAGTGCGCTACAAGCCCGTGGACGGCGTCAATCCGCGGCTGCAACGCCTGCTCGACTCGCTGCGCTTCAGCCCGGCCATCGTCAAGACGGCCACCTGGGAAGTCGTGGCCTGGAATCGCGCCGCCGCCATCGTGCTGACCGACTACGGCAAGCTGCCGCCCGGCCAGCGCAACATTCTGCGCTTCCTGTTCTGCAACCCGGACGTGCGCGCCAAGCAGCACGACTGGGACAGCGTGGCCCGCTTCGTGGTGGGCGCCTTCCGGGCCGACGTTGCGCGCGCTGGCCTCGTTTCGGCAGTGGGTGAACTCGTCGAGGAACTGTGCAGCGTCAGCCCCGAGTTCGACGCCCTGTGGCGCGACAACGAAGTGCTCACGCACGCAGAAGCCGACAACGTCAAGCGCCTGCACCATCCCACGCTCGGGCTGATCGCGCTGGAGCAGTCGGCGTTTTCCGTCGATGGCCGGCCGGACCTCCACATGATCGTCTACAACCCGGTCGATGCCGGGCAGGCCGAGCGGATCAAGACGCTCATCGAGCAGTCGTGA
- a CDS encoding SDR family oxidoreductase, with protein sequence MRIFLTGATGFIGSALVPELIEAGHEVIGMTRSEAGAQALASAGARVHRGTLEDPQTLRSGAEQADAVIHTAFDHDFSRFVENCEKDKRAIAALGAALAGSDRPLLITSGTGIGSGPHGALASEDVLNTSHPNPRIASELAGQVLLEQGLNVGAVRLPQVHNPLRQGLITPLVAIAREKGVCAYVGDGENRWPAGHLSDVVRLYRLAVEKGQPGARYHAVGEEGVSSREIAEALGRGLGLPAVSIAPEDAAAHFGWMGMFVGMDMPASSALTQARLGWRPTGPTLIADLNEARFSEV encoded by the coding sequence ATGCGTATTTTTCTGACCGGCGCGACCGGCTTCATTGGCTCGGCGCTCGTGCCGGAACTCATCGAAGCCGGTCACGAGGTGATCGGCATGACCCGCTCCGAGGCGGGCGCACAGGCGCTCGCCAGCGCAGGTGCCCGTGTGCATCGCGGCACGCTGGAGGACCCGCAGACGCTGCGCAGCGGCGCCGAGCAGGCGGACGCCGTGATCCATACCGCCTTTGATCACGACTTCTCGCGCTTCGTCGAGAATTGCGAAAAAGACAAGCGCGCCATCGCGGCGCTCGGCGCCGCGCTCGCCGGCTCCGATCGACCGTTGCTCATCACCTCCGGCACGGGCATCGGCAGCGGCCCGCACGGCGCGCTGGCTAGCGAAGATGTCCTCAATACGAGCCACCCCAATCCGCGCATTGCGTCTGAACTGGCCGGGCAAGTGCTGCTGGAGCAAGGGCTCAACGTGGGCGCGGTGCGGCTGCCGCAGGTCCACAACCCGCTGCGCCAGGGGCTCATTACGCCGCTCGTCGCGATCGCGCGTGAAAAAGGCGTTTGCGCCTATGTGGGCGACGGTGAGAACCGCTGGCCGGCCGGCCATTTGTCCGACGTCGTGCGCCTGTACCGGCTCGCCGTGGAAAAAGGGCAGCCCGGCGCGCGCTATCACGCGGTCGGCGAAGAAGGCGTGAGCAGCCGCGAAATCGCCGAAGCGCTGGGCCGCGGGCTCGGCCTGCCAGCCGTTTCGATCGCACCGGAGGACGCGGCCGCGCATTTCGGGTGGATGGGTATGTTCGTCGGCATGGACATGCCCGCTTCGAGCGCGCTCACCCAGGCGCGGCTCGGCTGGCGCCCGACCGGCCCGACGCTCATCGCCGATCTGAATGAAGCACGCTTCTCCGAGGTGTGA
- a CDS encoding phytanoyl-CoA dioxygenase family protein, which yields MNQHETPVADLGRQWYAERECSLDAFVNRLRDDGRPLRFASDVRQRIPVYDCQALQTVLDDAMQRAQLQAEWAYVLRDGAGVLVLERAYANTQPVDDATAVFESIIRDEREKGTTGADHFAKAGANDRIWNAQQKLCLRAPSVFVDYFANLPLMAMCEAWLGPCYQMTSQVNVVRPGGAAQEAHRDYHLGFQTIEEAQRYPAHVHHVSPFLTLQGAVAHSDMPVESGPTKLLPYSQRYAEGYLAWRRADFREYFEAHCVQLPLAKGDAIFFNPALFHAAGANRTADVQRMANLLQVSSAMGRAMEALDRTSMCEAIYPVLYERQRKGRAGAAVELATVAAIASCAEGYPFPTNLDRDPPVGGLAPESQQALMQRALREDWEPGRFAEVLRAHDARRDPAT from the coding sequence ATGAATCAGCACGAGACACCTGTGGCGGATTTGGGGCGGCAATGGTACGCCGAGCGAGAGTGTTCGCTAGACGCATTCGTGAACCGGCTGCGCGACGACGGACGCCCGTTGCGTTTCGCGAGCGATGTGCGGCAGCGCATTCCGGTGTACGACTGCCAGGCACTCCAGACCGTACTTGACGACGCGATGCAGCGCGCACAGTTGCAGGCCGAGTGGGCGTACGTGCTGCGCGACGGCGCTGGCGTGCTGGTGCTCGAACGCGCTTACGCAAACACGCAGCCAGTGGACGACGCGACCGCGGTGTTCGAATCCATCATTCGCGACGAGCGGGAGAAGGGCACGACTGGTGCGGACCATTTTGCGAAGGCAGGCGCGAACGACCGCATCTGGAATGCGCAACAGAAGCTTTGCCTCAGAGCGCCCTCCGTATTTGTGGATTACTTCGCGAACCTGCCGCTCATGGCCATGTGCGAGGCGTGGCTCGGTCCGTGCTATCAGATGACCTCGCAGGTCAACGTCGTGCGTCCTGGCGGCGCGGCGCAAGAAGCGCACCGCGATTATCACCTGGGATTCCAGACTATCGAGGAGGCGCAACGCTATCCGGCGCACGTGCATCACGTATCGCCTTTCCTCACGCTCCAGGGGGCTGTCGCTCACAGCGATATGCCGGTCGAGAGCGGACCGACGAAACTCTTGCCGTACTCGCAGCGCTATGCTGAGGGCTATCTTGCATGGCGGCGTGCTGATTTCCGCGAGTATTTCGAGGCGCATTGCGTGCAGTTGCCGCTCGCAAAGGGCGACGCCATATTCTTCAATCCCGCGCTCTTTCATGCGGCGGGCGCGAACCGTACAGCCGACGTGCAGCGCATGGCGAACCTGCTGCAAGTTTCATCGGCTATGGGTCGCGCAATGGAGGCGCTCGACCGCACGAGCATGTGCGAAGCGATTTATCCCGTGCTGTACGAGCGCCAAAGGAAAGGACGCGCAGGCGCCGCAGTCGAACTCGCGACCGTTGCGGCCATCGCATCCTGCGCGGAGGGCTATCCGTTTCCCACCAATCTCGACCGCGACCCGCCTGTGGGCGGCCTCGCGCCAGAAAGCCAGCAGGCGCTCATGCAGCGCGCGCTGCGCGAGGACTGGGAACCGGGCAGATTCGCCGAGGTGTTGCGCGCGCATGACGCGCGACGCGACCCCGCAACCTGA
- a CDS encoding sugar phosphate isomerase/epimerase family protein, which yields MAQRLLVFQSLWSMERRHTDGYERTLEENVRMIAEAGFDGVSAHCTNREDVKRLAELRKSYGLAAEGQCFPTTVDDLQPVLELATEFGLHHVDLQPDVRPRTQREALALLDGWQRLTEQVSIPVYIETHRDRLTTDLYFMLDLLDARPDLKLLGDISHYLVGREFAWPVSEENHALMHRILDASWAFHGRVASREQVQIELSFAPHRKWVDLFLDWWRYGFHSWRKRAGADDTLAFTCELGPQPYAIIGPDGNDTTDRWRESLLMRDWIRELWLEVVKEAARESAAA from the coding sequence ATGGCGCAACGACTCCTGGTGTTCCAGTCGCTCTGGTCGATGGAACGCCGCCATACCGATGGCTACGAGCGCACGCTCGAAGAAAACGTGCGGATGATCGCCGAAGCGGGCTTCGACGGCGTGAGCGCGCATTGCACGAATCGCGAGGACGTAAAGCGCCTCGCCGAACTACGCAAATCATACGGGCTGGCGGCCGAGGGCCAGTGCTTCCCCACGACCGTCGACGACTTGCAGCCGGTGCTTGAACTTGCCACTGAATTCGGCCTGCACCATGTCGATCTTCAACCCGACGTGCGCCCACGCACGCAGCGCGAGGCGCTCGCGTTACTGGACGGCTGGCAACGCCTGACCGAGCAGGTCAGCATACCCGTCTACATCGAAACGCATCGCGACCGCCTGACGACAGACCTGTATTTCATGCTCGATCTGCTCGACGCGCGGCCCGACCTCAAGCTGCTCGGCGATATTTCGCACTACCTCGTGGGGCGCGAGTTCGCATGGCCGGTATCGGAGGAGAATCACGCGCTCATGCATCGCATACTCGATGCTTCCTGGGCTTTTCATGGCCGCGTGGCCAGCCGCGAACAGGTGCAGATCGAGCTATCCTTCGCGCCGCACCGCAAATGGGTGGATCTCTTTCTCGACTGGTGGCGCTATGGCTTTCACTCGTGGCGCAAGCGCGCGGGCGCGGACGATACGCTTGCGTTCACCTGCGAGCTCGGGCCGCAGCCTTACGCGATCATCGGTCCGGACGGCAACGACACGACCGACCGCTGGCGCGAATCGCTGCTCATGCGCGACTGGATACGCGAGCTGTGGCTAGAGGTCGTAAAGGAAGCTGCGCGCGAAAGTGCCGCCGCCTGA
- a CDS encoding CoA-acylating methylmalonate-semialdehyde dehydrogenase has protein sequence MQAYTDSADVIHFIGGKTERGAGDRTQAVFNPATGAAARRLVLGEVADVDAAVASAKAAFPAWRDTPPIRRARVMLRFLELMNRHKDELAAIITAEHGKVFSDAQGEVARGIDVIEFACGIPQLLKGDYTEQVSTGMDNWTVRQPLGVVAGITPFNFPCMVPCWMFPVALAAGCTFILKPSERDPSASLFMARLLKEAGLPDGVFNVVQGDKVVVDALLAHRDVKAVSFVGSTPIANYIYETGAKHGKRVQALGGAKNHMVVMPDADIEQTVDALIGAGYGSAGERCMAISVAVLVGDVADKIVPRLAERARTLKIRNGMEADAEMGPIVTKQALERIEGYIATGVEEGATLVVDGRGLKVPGHENGFFTGGTLFDNVTPEMRIYKEEIFGPVLACVRAKDFAEAVQLINDHEFGNGVACFTRDGNVAREFGRQIEVGMVGINVPIPVPMAWHGFGGWKRSLFGDMHAYGEEGVRFYTKQKSIMQRWPESTEKGAEFSMPVAK, from the coding sequence ATGCAGGCCTACACCGATTCCGCAGACGTGATCCACTTTATCGGCGGCAAGACCGAACGCGGCGCGGGCGACCGCACGCAAGCGGTCTTCAACCCCGCGACCGGCGCCGCCGCGCGCCGTCTCGTACTGGGTGAAGTCGCCGACGTGGACGCCGCCGTGGCGAGCGCGAAAGCCGCGTTCCCGGCCTGGCGCGACACGCCGCCCATTCGGCGCGCGCGCGTCATGCTGCGTTTTCTCGAACTGATGAACCGCCATAAGGACGAACTCGCGGCCATCATCACGGCCGAGCATGGCAAGGTGTTCTCCGACGCGCAGGGCGAAGTCGCGCGCGGCATCGACGTGATCGAGTTTGCCTGCGGCATTCCGCAACTGCTCAAGGGCGACTACACCGAGCAGGTTTCCACGGGCATGGACAACTGGACCGTGCGCCAGCCGCTGGGCGTGGTAGCCGGCATCACGCCGTTCAACTTCCCCTGCATGGTGCCGTGCTGGATGTTCCCGGTGGCGCTCGCAGCGGGCTGCACGTTCATTCTCAAGCCTAGTGAGCGCGATCCCTCGGCCTCGCTTTTCATGGCGCGTCTGCTCAAGGAAGCCGGCCTGCCCGATGGCGTATTCAACGTTGTGCAGGGCGACAAGGTCGTGGTCGACGCCCTCCTCGCGCACCGCGACGTGAAGGCTGTGAGCTTCGTGGGCTCCACGCCGATCGCGAACTATATCTACGAGACCGGTGCGAAGCACGGCAAGCGTGTGCAGGCGCTGGGCGGCGCGAAGAACCACATGGTCGTGATGCCCGACGCCGATATCGAACAAACCGTGGATGCGCTGATCGGCGCGGGCTACGGGTCGGCCGGCGAGCGCTGTATGGCGATTTCGGTGGCGGTGCTGGTGGGCGACGTGGCCGACAAGATCGTGCCGCGCCTCGCCGAGCGCGCCCGCACGCTGAAGATCAGGAACGGCATGGAAGCCGACGCGGAAATGGGCCCGATCGTCACGAAGCAGGCGCTCGAACGCATCGAAGGCTATATCGCGACCGGCGTGGAAGAAGGCGCGACGCTCGTGGTCGACGGGCGCGGCCTGAAGGTGCCGGGCCATGAAAATGGCTTCTTCACCGGCGGCACGCTGTTCGACAACGTCACGCCTGAAATGCGCATCTACAAGGAAGAGATCTTCGGGCCGGTGCTCGCCTGCGTGCGCGCAAAGGACTTTGCCGAAGCGGTGCAACTGATCAACGACCACGAGTTCGGCAACGGCGTGGCCTGCTTCACGCGCGACGGCAATGTGGCGCGCGAGTTCGGCCGCCAGATCGAAGTGGGCATGGTGGGCATCAACGTGCCGATTCCGGTGCCGATGGCATGGCACGGCTTTGGCGGCTGGAAGCGCAGCCTCTTCGGCGATATGCACGCCTATGGCGAAGAAGGCGTGCGCTTCTATACAAAGCAGAAGTCGATCATGCAGCGCTGGCCGGAAAGCACCGAAAAGGGTGCCGAGTTTTCGATGCCGGTGGCGAAGTAA
- a CDS encoding LysR family transcriptional regulator translates to MDTQRVEALWTHLHWLNVLATQGSYTAAAARLGVSKAAVSQRIAELERVAGVPLVQRTTRSVRFTEAGLRLVEDTRAQFDSIAASFASVREMADVARGTVRVTAPVAFARQQLVPRLAQFSRAHSEVRVQLELSDRLTSIATEGFDLAIRHSAQVPETHVAWKLCDTRSVIVATRTYLKQRGTPQTPADLAQHDCLFYPRALGAGVWSFEKAGRRAEGARETVTVNGPFSANNSEALRDAALEHLGIALLPDFSAQAALQAGKLVVLLPNWRPVGAYASQLHVVRPYGAQVPRAVKHFAEFLRQTFKDGFPLA, encoded by the coding sequence ATGGATACGCAGCGAGTCGAGGCACTCTGGACGCATTTGCACTGGCTCAATGTGCTCGCCACCCAGGGCAGCTATACCGCAGCGGCGGCGCGCCTGGGCGTGAGCAAGGCGGCAGTGAGCCAGCGCATTGCCGAACTGGAGCGAGTGGCGGGCGTGCCGCTTGTGCAGCGCACCACGCGTAGCGTGCGCTTCACGGAAGCAGGGCTGCGCCTCGTGGAAGACACGCGTGCGCAGTTCGACAGCATCGCCGCGAGTTTTGCAAGCGTGCGCGAGATGGCCGATGTGGCGCGCGGCACCGTGCGCGTCACCGCGCCCGTGGCCTTCGCGCGCCAGCAACTGGTGCCTCGGCTTGCGCAGTTTTCGCGCGCCCATTCCGAAGTGCGCGTGCAACTGGAGCTTTCCGACCGGCTTACCTCGATTGCGACCGAAGGGTTCGATCTCGCGATCCGCCATAGCGCGCAGGTGCCCGAAACGCACGTGGCCTGGAAGCTGTGCGACACGCGCTCGGTCATCGTCGCCACGCGCACTTACCTCAAGCAGCGCGGCACGCCGCAAACGCCCGCCGATCTCGCGCAGCACGACTGTCTGTTCTATCCACGTGCGCTGGGTGCGGGCGTGTGGTCGTTCGAAAAAGCTGGCCGCCGCGCGGAAGGCGCACGCGAGACGGTAACGGTGAACGGCCCATTCTCGGCGAACAACAGCGAAGCACTGCGCGACGCGGCGCTCGAACATCTCGGCATTGCGCTGCTACCCGACTTCAGCGCGCAGGCGGCGCTGCAGGCGGGCAAGCTTGTGGTGCTGTTGCCCAACTGGCGTCCGGTGGGCGCGTACGCTTCGCAACTGCACGTCGTGCGGCCGTATGGGGCGCAGGTGCCGCGTGCGGTCAAGCACTTTGCGGAATTCCTGCGGCAGACGTTCAAGGATGGGTTTCCGCTGGCGTGA